The genomic window GGCAGTCCGCGAGATGAAACAAGCTATCCGAGGGGATGGGGCATAGGGCATTGGGCAGAGGGGAAACACTTACTACAATTTCCCCACTGCCTGCTCCCCTATAACCTGTCTTAAAAGAGGGGTTGTCACTGCGAAATCTAGAAATTGGGATCAAATCTTCAGCAAAAACTTCTATGAGCGCAACACAATCTAACAACTTACCGCTTTGGGTACAGCATCGGGATAAGGTAATAGCAGAAAGCACTGATGTCGAGTGGCGCGAAAAGACACCGCCTGATTATTCCCGTTCAAACGAGAATCTCGCCCAAGAAAGTAACTACAATCACCTTGAAGGTACACTGGAAGCGATCGTGCAAAACTTAGTACGAACCTTCGAGATGGAGGTATCCTTCAAAGCTAACCCGCAACAGTGGCTGTCTATTGTGAATGACAAGTTTCGTGTGAGTACCAATGGTGGAGTAGAGTACACAGCAGCAGATGTATCAGCCCAAGGTACTTACAATTTATTTATGGCTGATTCAGAACATTACAAGGCTTCAGAAGAAACCTTTGAATCATCCGGAAAAGTCTTCTATACAACATTTCCTCAAGGATTTCCTTGGGAAGTGGTGGAAGTTTTCTCAGGGCCACCAAATGTGACATTCAAGTGGCGGCATTGGGGACATTTTAACGGAGAATATAAAGGCCATGCACCGACTGGAGAGACGATAGAAATTATCGGCATGAGCATTGCAAAAGTTACCGATGACTTAAAGGTTATTTCCTTAGAACACTACTTTGACAATAGTCTGTTCTTGGAAAAGCTAACATCTGGTGGCAAACAAACAAATGCTGAAAATCAGCGAAGTGCTTGTCCCTTCAGTTCTTTGTTCAAGAAATTCCAAAAAAGTTAGTTTGTAAGGGTACAGTGCTACACTCTGTACCCTTAAATTATTTACATAGTAACTAAAGGATGAAAATGCAAACATACTATTACGTTTTGGCCAGTCAACGCTTTCTTCTCCAAGAAGAACCGATACACGAAGTTATCAAAGAGCGCACCCGTCATTACCACGAACAAGAAAAACAAATAGACTTTTGGTTGGTTCAGCAACCAGCTTTCTTGGAAACACCGCAGTTTACAGAGCTAAAGGCGAAATGTCCCCAACCAGCAGTAGCAATTATTTCCACTAATCCTCAGTTTATTACTTGGTTAAAACTGCGTTTAGAGTACGTCATCACTGGAGAATTTCAGGCTCCTTCTGAAACAATACCCGATGCCTTGGCATCGCTTGCTACTGTTTCCTAATCTGGGCATTGGGGAGCTAGTGCGTTGCGGTGAATCCAGCGCTCTCCAGGGGGTTTCCCGCCGAAGGCGACTGGCTTTCTCGTTGGGAGGTTCCCGACGCTCGTTGCGCGGCATCGTCTGCTTTTGGGAGAGGACTCGCTACCGCAACTTTTAAAGACGCGCAAGGGACGCTATCCGTTGTTTGCGTTAGCAAAGCCTCTGGTAGAGAAGCGTCTTTGAACAAAAGAAGCAACTGGCGTCATTGGGCATCGGGTATGGAAAAGATACAAGGGAGAAGGGGGAGTAAATTCTCCTTTATCCCCCTCGTCCCCCTCATCTCCCACTCCCTATTTTATTTGCACATAACAAAATATATTTTTTTACACTCCTTTCATCACCATACTGAAGTAACTGGGTTTTCAGCTTTTTTCTTATAAAATCTTCTAGGACACCTTGATTTACATAATCTAACTTTTGTGCATAGATTTCAGACTTTACCAAGTGTTTTAGGATTAGCGATGTCAACGACGACCTTCGCTTACGCAGGGTTGATTGGTTGCATGAGTTCTGTCTTTGCTCAACAAGCCATTCCCCTTTGTCAACCACCAAATGCGGGTGAGTATCTTTTATTAGTAGTCAGTCCCACAGCAAATAATCAAAAGCAGTTACGTAGTGCCTTACCACCTCAACTGAAGACCATTACTTGCAAATATCTCAACGAAACTGTGACGCGAGTAGGGGGCTTTAACAAAATTGACGATGCCAATCGTTGGGCGAGATATGTCAGCAATATTGTTGGCTTGTCTGCCATAATTACCACTCGACCAACAACGCCAAATGTTCAGGCACAGCAACAGCCACCTCAGCAGACACTTCAGCAGACAGTTAACTATAATCCTCAAGCCTTAGGAGAGGGTTATGCAGTGCTGGTAGATTATTACAACCGTCCAGAACTAGTAAATAGTGTGCAACAAGTAGTGAGAGGTAACGTAGGTTTTGTTTCTTATGGACAACGCCCTTACTTGTTGGCAGTTTATACCACTAACCAAACTGAAGCATACAACACATTGCAAAAGCTGAACAATGGCGGTTTTGTTGCAAGTATAGTAGATAGTCGTAAGGTGATTCTGCTGCGCTCAACTGTGCGGTTGTAGTGATATTAAGTTTGGGGTGCAGCTCTTTTAAGAAGATGTAGTCAAGCAACCAACGCTATTGGTAGTGGAGTAGTAGAACAACGAGCTTGAGTGACATCTTTGAGCAAAGGAATGCCACCTTGATGTAAAGCCAGATGATGACGTTGACGTTCTTGCAGTAAATGAAAGCGCCAATATTCATTCCAATCACTACTAACATGGAGAGAACGAAGACGTAAAACAGCTTCAGCACCTTCAAGACTCCATCGAGCGCCAGTAATGTCCATTCTGTCTTTAATTAAGTAACGAATTACACCCTCAATCACGCCAGTAGCGGGAACATCCCTATTTAGCAAAAATAAAAGAATCCATGTTATTCGCGATAAATACTCGCGAATAATATAGGAATTCAATCTTTTGGTTCTTCCTCTTCTTGCTCAGACCCAGAACTAATGTCTAACAGGCAATCATCAAAGGTATGAATTATTTTCTGTATCTCATTTTAAATAGAACGTCTGAAAACAGACATGACTAGATTAATATGTTCGCCGTCCTAGCTTTGCCTAAATGCTTGTATTTACTTAGTACAGCATTTCATTAATTCGTAGCGAACTAAATTTGGCAATACCTTGCAATGCCAATGCATCCCGATACAATGTTAATGCGTCCCTCTGCAATGCCAATGCATCCCGATACAATGCCAATGCATCCCGATACAATGCCAATGCATCCCGATACAATGTTAATGCGTTCCCCTGCAATGCCAATGCATCCCGATACAATGCCAATGCGTCCCCCTGCAATGCCAATGCATCCCCATGCATTAAAAACGCTACGCTTTTATGCAAAACTGTACTTAGTTTTGATCATGTCGCGTATTGAAAGTACGGCTGATGCATTTATAACTTGTAGTACCAATATTTGTTTTAACCATTCTCTCTAACTGCCATAATTTTCTCAGTTATGAGCAGCATCCGTATAGTCCCCTTAATTCGCGATGATAACTCGGAAATATTTTTTCCTTTGTTTCTATCTTCTTGCCAAATAGCGATGGGCAGCCAAAGTGATACAATCAAGCCAACAACATCCTACGGAGTAAGATGGATGCCGATAAATACAGTTCTCCGCAACCACTATAAAATCGTAGGGCTTTTAGGAAGCGGTGGGTTCGGTGATACCTATTTAGCTGAAGACTTAGATTTGCCTAACAAGCCCAGGTGTGTTGTCAAACACTTAAAACCGAAAACCTCCGATGCAACAGTTTTACCAATCGCTAGACGATTATTTGAAAATGAGGCAGAAGTTTTATACCGCTTAGGTAACCTGAGCAAGCAAATACCCAAATTATTCGCTCATTTTGAAGAAAATGGGGAATTTTATCTAGTACAAGAATTTGTGGATGGACGTGACTTGTCTACAGAGATAATTCCTGACCAGCCGTGGGGTGAAGCTCAAGTAGTTCAACTGTTGCAGGAAATTCTTGAAGTTTTAGTAGTGGTACATCAGCAGAATATTATCCACCGAGATATCAAGCCGCAAAACTTGATGCGTCGGCGCAAGGATGGCAAGATTATGCTGATTGACTTTGGAGCAGTTAAAGAAATTAAAGGTTTGGCACAAAACACTCAAGGTCGAGTGACTTCGACTATTATCATTGGCTCCAATGGTTATATGCCTAATGAACAAGCTAGTTCCAAGCCAAGGTTGTCTAGCGATATCTTTGCAGTCGGGATTGTTGCTATTCAAGCTTTGACAGGTAGAATACCTCAAGAATTCCCAGAAGATGCAAATGGCGAAATTATCTGGCGTCATTGGACAAATGTCAGCGATCGCCTAGCTGATATCTTAACAAAAATGGTGCGTTACAACTTTAGCCAACGCTACCAGTCAGCAGCAGAGGCGTTAGAAGCACTGGTGTCCTCAACATCTCCGACTCGCATCGTAGCTTCAACTTATTTAGTTTCTCCTGTAAAGCCAAAATCAACAAATAGGGGGATATTTGGATTTAATCGGATAGTTTTAGCTGGAACTGTAATCGGAGCAGGAGTAGTGGCGATGCTTGCATTAGCTTATTTTCCCAAACAGCAATCTCCCCAAATAACAGAAAAAACTGATTTTCCCAAACAGCAATCTCCCCAAATAACAGAAAAAACTGAACAATTTACTTCACTACCTTGCAGTTCGGAACCAACTTCACCTCCCTCAAGTACAAAACCCGATATAAAGTTTCCAGATGGTACTCAATATTATGGGGCTAAAGATAAAAATAGCAAACTATCTGGCAAAGGAGTAATGATATTTAAGAATGGTAGTCGATACGATGGAGAATTCAAAAATAATCAGCGCAATGGTTGTGGCATATTTTTATATCCCCCAAGCAGCAGTTCTTATAAATATAATTATGTAGGTCAATTTGTCAACGATAAATTTGAGGGGCTGGGAAAAATTAGATGGAAAGATGGTAATGAGTATCGAGGCAATTTTAAAGCTGGGACATGTGAAGGCCAAGGAGTATTTCAATTCGCAGATGGCTCTTTTAAGAGTGGAATTTGGCAGAATGGAAAATTGCCAGGAAGCAATTTGTCATGTATATAGATAAAAAACCTTTCATGTAGTATATGTAATATGAGTTAAGAATGATAAATATTAATATTGAATGTAAATCCGCTTTATTAACGAAAAATGAAACAAAAATCGAAATTCATTGTTTCTACTGCTTGGTTACTTTTATTCGCCAGCTTTGGTATAGTTATTCTGCCACAGGTAACTCTAGCACAGCAGGAACAACCAAGCCAAACTCCGGCAACTCCAGACCAACCTCCCTCAACTCCACAGCAATCTCCCGCCGCAACTCCAGACCAACCTCCGGCAACTCCACAGCCATCTCCGGTAACTCCAGACCAACCTCCGGCAACTCCACAGCCATCTCCGGTAACTCCAGACCAACCTCCGGCAACTCCACAGCCAGTTCCGGCAACTCCAGACCAACCTCCGGCAACTCCACAGCAACCTCCCGCCGCAAAACCGGACGAAATCCCCGCAACTCCAGACCAACCTCCGGCAACTCCACAGCCAACTCCGGCAACTCCAGACCAACTTCCCACTAAACCGGACGAAACCCCCGTAAAACCAGACCAACCTCCCGCTGCAACTCCAAACCAACCCCCTGCTAAACCAGACGAAACCCCCGCAAAACCAGACCAACCTTCAAATCCTAATTCAAATCCAGGTACAAGACCAAGACCAAGACAAGAAGCCCCAACTCGAACACAAGACTCAGGTGGAAGAGGAAGACAAAAACCAAAAGCCCCAACTCGAACACAAGACTCAGACTCAACTCCAGACTCCCAACCAGCACCTCCATCTCCTGTAAGAGCACGAGGATAGAACTTTTTTGATTTGCGATATTTAGTAATTTGGAAATTCAGAATTCAGAATTCAATCTTCAAGCTAGTTGATATCTGAGTTCTGAATTCTTACTGATGACTAAAAGTAATTATAATATTAATAATTAATCCAACAAAAAATGATTTGTAGTATGTATTTTTGTAGAACTTTCAAGTTTAGTTTGACAACAATAGCAGTACTGATCTCGCTTCAATCATACGCCACTGCTCAGGTTACTAATAGTCAACCAAACTTTTCTCAAGCTTCTCCTCAAGTTGAATCAAACCCTGTACCACTACAGTCAAATATTCCTAACTACTCTGAGCGAAAGGGCCGATTATTACTCAAACTCCGGCATCCCATACAGCCAATAATTCCCAACACTTTTGAGCAAGAAATCCATTTGCTACTTAAACTTAATGAACGAAAACTTTACGTTTATCGGGGTGAAAGTTTACA from Nostoc sp. UHCC 0926 includes these protein-coding regions:
- a CDS encoding SnoaL-like polyketide cyclase; amino-acid sequence: MSATQSNNLPLWVQHRDKVIAESTDVEWREKTPPDYSRSNENLAQESNYNHLEGTLEAIVQNLVRTFEMEVSFKANPQQWLSIVNDKFRVSTNGGVEYTAADVSAQGTYNLFMADSEHYKASEETFESSGKVFYTTFPQGFPWEVVEVFSGPPNVTFKWRHWGHFNGEYKGHAPTGETIEIIGMSIAKVTDDLKVISLEHYFDNSLFLEKLTSGGKQTNAENQRSACPFSSLFKKFQKS
- a CDS encoding MgPME-cyclase complex family protein; amino-acid sequence: MQTYYYVLASQRFLLQEEPIHEVIKERTRHYHEQEKQIDFWLVQQPAFLETPQFTELKAKCPQPAVAIISTNPQFITWLKLRLEYVITGEFQAPSETIPDALASLATVS
- a CDS encoding protein kinase domain-containing protein, with the translated sequence MPINTVLRNHYKIVGLLGSGGFGDTYLAEDLDLPNKPRCVVKHLKPKTSDATVLPIARRLFENEAEVLYRLGNLSKQIPKLFAHFEENGEFYLVQEFVDGRDLSTEIIPDQPWGEAQVVQLLQEILEVLVVVHQQNIIHRDIKPQNLMRRRKDGKIMLIDFGAVKEIKGLAQNTQGRVTSTIIIGSNGYMPNEQASSKPRLSSDIFAVGIVAIQALTGRIPQEFPEDANGEIIWRHWTNVSDRLADILTKMVRYNFSQRYQSAAEALEALVSSTSPTRIVASTYLVSPVKPKSTNRGIFGFNRIVLAGTVIGAGVVAMLALAYFPKQQSPQITEKTDFPKQQSPQITEKTEQFTSLPCSSEPTSPPSSTKPDIKFPDGTQYYGAKDKNSKLSGKGVMIFKNGSRYDGEFKNNQRNGCGIFLYPPSSSSYKYNYVGQFVNDKFEGLGKIRWKDGNEYRGNFKAGTCEGQGVFQFADGSFKSGIWQNGKLPGSNLSCI